A single region of the Nocardioides aurantiacus genome encodes:
- a CDS encoding biotin--[acetyl-CoA-carboxylase] ligase, translating into MNAEQPRRPPLDAAAVGATGRWRVEVVESSGSTNADVAQRYAGGETGGLVLVAEHQTAGRGRLGREWVSPARSSLTVSFLLVPAADVAPARWGWLPLATGLATAAAVRRTTGVDVALKWPNDVLADDGRKLGGILLERVDRDGTPAAVIGIGLNCSQSQDELPVPGATSLALVGAADVDRARVLGALVEELDGSLERWAGGEDLRAAYVGECATLGRQVRVTVPGGEVLGEAVDVDADGRLVVRTEAGEEHLGAGDVVHVRPAGAS; encoded by the coding sequence ATGAACGCCGAGCAGCCACGCCGCCCACCCCTCGACGCGGCCGCCGTGGGCGCCACCGGCCGCTGGCGGGTGGAGGTGGTGGAGAGCTCCGGGTCGACCAACGCCGACGTGGCGCAGCGGTACGCCGGGGGCGAGACCGGGGGGCTGGTGCTGGTCGCCGAGCACCAGACCGCGGGCCGCGGCCGGCTCGGGCGGGAGTGGGTCAGCCCCGCCCGCAGCTCGCTCACGGTGTCGTTCCTGCTCGTTCCCGCCGCCGACGTCGCCCCCGCCCGGTGGGGCTGGCTGCCGTTGGCGACCGGCCTGGCCACCGCTGCCGCCGTACGCCGCACCACCGGCGTGGACGTCGCGCTGAAGTGGCCCAACGACGTGCTCGCCGACGACGGGCGCAAGCTCGGCGGCATCCTGCTCGAGCGGGTGGACCGCGACGGCACGCCCGCCGCCGTGATCGGGATCGGCCTGAACTGCTCCCAGTCGCAGGACGAGCTGCCGGTGCCCGGGGCGACCTCGCTGGCGCTGGTCGGTGCCGCCGACGTCGACCGGGCCCGGGTGCTCGGCGCGCTCGTCGAGGAGCTCGACGGGTCGCTGGAGCGGTGGGCCGGGGGCGAGGACCTGCGGGCGGCGTACGTCGGGGAGTGCGCGACCCTGGGCCGGCAGGTCCGGGTGACCGTGCCGGGCGGGGAGGTGCTGGGCGAGGCCGTCGACGTCGACGCGGACGGCCGGCTGGTGGTCCGCACCGAGGCGGGCGAGGAGCACCTGGGCGCCGGGGACGTCGTGCACGTCCGTCCCGCCGGCGCGTCGTGA
- a CDS encoding PH domain-containing protein, producing MVISSKLLDDGERVLVGTRTHVKALLLPALLLVVTAGLAGFLSTLPGGERAGTWRLVIWVVALLVVLRASVLPFLRWLSTTYVVTDRRLITRTGLLTRTGHEIQLDRISDITYEKGLLDRVLGCGTLVVSDAGEMGIRLPDLPRVEQTQLAVSRQLYRSSRPHDDA from the coding sequence GTGGTGATCTCCTCCAAGCTCCTCGACGACGGCGAGCGGGTCCTCGTGGGCACCCGCACCCACGTCAAGGCGCTGCTGCTCCCCGCGCTGCTGCTGGTGGTGACGGCCGGGCTGGCGGGCTTCCTGAGCACCCTGCCCGGCGGCGAGCGCGCGGGCACCTGGCGACTGGTGATCTGGGTCGTGGCGCTGCTGGTGGTGCTCCGGGCGAGCGTGCTGCCGTTCCTGCGCTGGCTCTCGACGACCTACGTCGTCACCGACCGCCGGCTGATCACCCGCACCGGGCTGCTGACCCGCACCGGCCACGAGATCCAGCTCGACCGGATCAGCGACATCACCTACGAGAAGGGGCTGCTCGACCGGGTCCTGGGCTGCGGCACGCTGGTCGTCTCCGACGCCGGCGAGATGGGGATCCGGCTGCCCGACCTCCCCCGGGTCGAGCAGACCCAGCTCGCCGTCAGCCGGCAGCTCTACCGCTCCTCGAGGCCGCATGACGACGCCTGA
- a CDS encoding adenylate/guanylate cyclase domain-containing protein has translation MTTPEDLERAILGAVPGLTGEEISSRAGLTREQSQRLWRALGFPEAGGSAAFGTADEEALHRVASILEEGTVDFETVLRMTRALGQTMDRLAEWEVATMATALERTGGEEPRTEEALRLIRDIGPDFEALLAYVWRRHLVAAVARVESVEAADEQIAEATVGFADLVSFSALTNRLRDDEIGDLVEVFEGRSHDVVSRWRGRVVKTLGDSVLFIAPTPADAVEIAWDIVKVIGGDKRLPDVRVGLVTGSVVMRMGDVYGPAVNLAARLTGVARRNRVITDVHTASVLPADRFETRTLPARPVRGFGDLQPVAVRRSPP, from the coding sequence ATGACGACGCCTGAGGACCTCGAGCGCGCCATCCTCGGCGCCGTCCCCGGGCTGACCGGGGAGGAGATCTCGTCGCGCGCCGGCCTGACCCGCGAGCAGTCGCAGCGGCTGTGGCGGGCGCTGGGGTTCCCCGAGGCGGGCGGGAGCGCCGCGTTCGGCACCGCCGACGAGGAGGCGCTGCACCGGGTCGCCTCGATCCTGGAGGAGGGCACCGTCGACTTCGAGACGGTGCTGCGGATGACCCGCGCGCTGGGCCAGACGATGGACCGGCTGGCCGAGTGGGAGGTGGCCACGATGGCCACGGCGCTGGAGCGCACCGGCGGCGAGGAGCCGCGCACCGAGGAGGCGCTGCGGCTGATCCGCGACATCGGGCCCGACTTCGAGGCGTTGCTCGCCTACGTCTGGCGACGCCACCTCGTGGCGGCCGTCGCCCGCGTCGAGTCCGTCGAGGCCGCCGACGAGCAGATCGCCGAGGCCACCGTCGGGTTCGCCGACCTGGTCAGCTTCAGCGCGCTGACCAACCGGCTCCGCGACGACGAGATCGGCGACCTGGTCGAGGTCTTCGAGGGCCGCAGCCACGACGTCGTCTCGCGCTGGCGCGGCCGCGTGGTCAAGACGCTGGGCGACTCGGTGCTCTTCATCGCCCCCACGCCTGCGGACGCCGTCGAGATCGCCTGGGACATCGTCAAGGTGATCGGCGGCGACAAGCGCCTGCCCGACGTGCGCGTCGGCCTGGTCACCGGCTCGGTCGTGATGCGGATGGGCGACGTCTACGGCCCCGCTGTCAACCTCGCGGCGCGGCTCACCGGGGTGGCACGCCGCAACCGGGTGATCACCGACGTGCACACCGCCTCGGTGCTGCCGGCGGACCGCTTCGAGACGCGCACGCTCCCCGCGCGACCGGTGCGGGGCTTCGGCGACCTGCAGCCCGTCGCCGTACGCCGCAGCCCGCCCTGA
- a CDS encoding NYN domain-containing protein — protein sequence MSGGGSESARTTYVLVDGENIDATLGASVFGRRPNPEERPRWERLLTYAEAQWGQPVSGLFFLAVKDELPMSFVQALISIGYRPVPLRGGPAEKVVDIAIQRTLEALRDRDDDVVLVSNDGDFIPQMEQLVGTRRVGQMAFQEFRNAGFRALEARGLEFLDLEYDVNAFKTRLPRIRVLAIEEFDPADFL from the coding sequence ATGAGCGGTGGCGGCAGCGAGAGCGCGCGCACGACGTACGTCCTGGTCGACGGCGAGAACATCGACGCCACCCTCGGCGCGTCGGTCTTCGGACGACGGCCCAACCCGGAGGAGCGGCCCCGCTGGGAGCGCCTGCTGACGTACGCCGAGGCGCAGTGGGGCCAGCCGGTCAGCGGACTGTTCTTCCTGGCGGTCAAGGACGAGCTGCCGATGAGCTTCGTGCAGGCGCTGATCAGCATCGGCTACCGCCCGGTGCCGCTGCGGGGCGGTCCGGCCGAGAAGGTCGTCGACATCGCCATCCAGCGCACCCTCGAGGCGCTGCGCGACCGCGACGACGACGTCGTCCTGGTCAGCAACGACGGCGACTTCATCCCGCAGATGGAGCAGCTGGTCGGCACCCGCCGGGTCGGCCAGATGGCGTTCCAGGAGTTCCGCAACGCCGGCTTCCGGGCGCTGGAGGCCCGCGGGCTGGAGTTCCTCGACCTGGAGTACGACGTCAACGCCTTCAAGACGAGGCTGCCGCGCATCCGCGTCCTCGCCATCGAGGAGTTCGACCCGGCCGACTTCCTGTGA